In the genome of Burkholderia diffusa, one region contains:
- a CDS encoding chemotaxis response regulator protein-glutamate methylesterase, translating to MNIGIVNDLPLAVEALRRVIALRTDHRVLWVATDGDEAVDFCVAHPPDLVLMDLVMPKLDGVAATRQIMARAPCAILIVTASVSANTSSVYEAMGAGALDAVDTPTLALGLPSDAGPQPLLAKIDQIGRLLESRTVTLVPPGPTPARGLPTLIAIGASAGGPTALTALLRALPADFPAALVIVQHVDQAFAVGMAEWLDGYTRLPVRVARQGSVPQAGEVLLAATNDHLSMSPRGVLGYTRHPAETPYRPSIDVFFNSVADGWQGDALGVLLTGMGRDGALGLKAMRAKGCYTIAQDEATSAVYGMPKAAAAIGAASAILPLERIAPQLISRVMRTPPD from the coding sequence CGTCGAGGCGCTGCGCCGCGTGATCGCGCTGCGCACCGACCATCGCGTGCTGTGGGTCGCGACGGATGGCGACGAGGCGGTGGATTTCTGCGTCGCGCATCCGCCCGACCTCGTGTTGATGGATCTCGTGATGCCGAAGCTCGACGGCGTCGCCGCGACACGGCAGATCATGGCGCGTGCGCCGTGCGCGATCCTGATCGTGACCGCGAGCGTCAGCGCGAACACGTCGTCGGTCTACGAGGCGATGGGCGCCGGCGCGCTCGACGCGGTCGATACGCCGACGCTCGCGCTCGGCCTGCCGTCGGATGCGGGCCCGCAGCCGCTGCTCGCGAAGATCGACCAGATCGGCCGCCTGCTCGAAAGCCGGACCGTGACGCTCGTGCCGCCCGGGCCGACCCCCGCTCGCGGCCTGCCGACGTTGATCGCGATCGGCGCGTCGGCGGGCGGGCCGACTGCACTCACCGCGCTGCTGCGTGCGCTGCCGGCCGATTTTCCGGCTGCACTCGTGATCGTGCAGCACGTCGACCAGGCGTTCGCGGTCGGCATGGCGGAGTGGCTCGACGGCTATACGCGGCTGCCCGTGCGTGTCGCGCGGCAGGGCAGTGTGCCGCAGGCGGGCGAGGTGCTGCTCGCGGCCACCAACGATCACCTGTCCATGTCGCCGCGCGGCGTGCTCGGCTATACGCGGCATCCGGCCGAGACGCCATACCGGCCGTCGATCGACGTGTTCTTCAACAGCGTCGCCGATGGCTGGCAGGGCGACGCGCTCGGCGTGCTGCTGACCGGAATGGGGCGCGACGGGGCGCTCGGGCTGAAGGCGATGCGCGCGAAGGGGTGCTACACGATCGCGCAGGACGAGGCGACGAGCGCCGTCTACGGGATGCCGAAGGCGGCCGCGGCGATCGGCGCCGCGTCGGCGATCCTGCCGCTCGAGCGCATCGCGCCGCAACTGATCTCGCGCGTGATGCGCACGCCGCCCGACTGA
- a CDS encoding voltage-gated chloride channel family protein: MLFSTSADFFATVRYVCRWLALSALLGALAGTASALFLIALDWATGTRVTHPWLLWGLPAAGFATGWVYHRFGQSVARGNNLLIDEIHDPKALVPKRMAPLVLVATVVTHLFGGSAGREGTAVQMGGALADRVTHLFRLDREHRRVLLMGGIAAGFSSVFGTPLAGAVFGLEVLAIGRVRYDALLTCVASAIVADVVCRAWGVHHTVYAIPFVPAVSAARLAATVVAGVAFGVVGRLFAFATHALTAWFRRVVRYAPLQPVLGGALVAVAATVLNVPQYLGLGIPTIEAAFHGPLPAYDFAGKFAFTVVTLASGFKGGEVTPLFYIGATLGNALGQVLALPVPVLAGLGFVAVFAGAANTPIASTIMAIELFGADVGVYAIVACVVAYLFSGHAGIYRSQRVAVGKGARVEAE, from the coding sequence ATGCTTTTCTCGACTTCTGCCGATTTTTTCGCGACCGTGCGCTACGTGTGCCGCTGGCTCGCGCTTTCCGCCCTGCTTGGCGCGCTGGCCGGCACGGCTTCCGCGTTGTTCCTGATCGCGCTCGATTGGGCGACCGGCACGCGAGTCACGCATCCGTGGCTGCTGTGGGGGCTGCCGGCCGCCGGTTTCGCGACCGGCTGGGTCTACCACCGGTTCGGCCAGTCGGTCGCGCGCGGCAACAACCTGCTGATCGACGAAATTCACGATCCGAAGGCGCTCGTGCCGAAGCGGATGGCGCCGCTCGTGCTCGTCGCGACCGTCGTCACGCACCTGTTCGGCGGGTCGGCCGGCCGCGAGGGCACGGCCGTGCAGATGGGCGGCGCGCTCGCCGATCGCGTCACGCACCTGTTCCGGCTCGATCGCGAGCATCGGCGCGTGCTGCTGATGGGCGGCATCGCGGCCGGGTTCTCGTCGGTGTTCGGTACGCCGCTCGCGGGCGCCGTGTTCGGGCTCGAGGTGCTCGCGATCGGCCGCGTGCGGTACGACGCGCTGCTGACCTGCGTCGCGTCGGCGATCGTCGCGGACGTCGTGTGCCGCGCGTGGGGCGTGCATCACACCGTCTATGCGATTCCGTTCGTGCCGGCCGTGTCGGCGGCGCGGTTGGCCGCGACGGTCGTCGCCGGTGTCGCGTTCGGCGTCGTCGGCCGGCTGTTCGCGTTCGCGACGCATGCGCTGACCGCATGGTTTCGCCGCGTCGTGCGCTATGCGCCGCTGCAGCCGGTGCTCGGCGGCGCGCTGGTGGCCGTGGCCGCCACCGTGCTGAACGTGCCGCAGTATCTCGGGCTCGGAATTCCGACGATCGAGGCCGCGTTTCACGGGCCGCTGCCGGCTTACGATTTCGCGGGCAAGTTCGCGTTTACCGTCGTCACGCTCGCGTCGGGATTCAAGGGCGGCGAGGTGACGCCGCTGTTCTATATCGGCGCGACGCTCGGCAACGCGCTCGGCCAGGTGCTCGCACTGCCGGTGCCGGTGCTCGCGGGGCTCGGCTTCGTCGCGGTGTTCGCGGGCGCGGCCAATACGCCGATCGCGTCGACGATCATGGCGATCGAACTGTTCGGCGCGGATGTCGGCGTCTATGCGATCGTCGCTTGCGTGGTCGCGTATCTGTTTTCCGGACACGCGGGGATTTATCGATCGCAGCGGGTGGCGGTGGGGAAGGGCGCGCGGGTGGAGGCGGAGTGA
- a CDS encoding riboflavin synthase, whose product MFTGIVQGVGIIKAIKDHGELRTFTIEFPERFTTGIEIGASVSVDGVCLTVTTIHSPLLIDFDVMLPSLRITTLAELATGARVNVERAAKDGAEIGGHPLSGHVDFMGTILHIASSEHNRMVRIGVPADFKRYVFAKGYIAINGCSLTVSDVNRDEGWFEVWLIPETRRATTFDAKGVGDKVNIEIERSTQVVVDTIRESVKETLGELTGVVTALLAEKGIDIEELLARNVAKLPKA is encoded by the coding sequence ATGTTTACAGGCATTGTTCAGGGTGTTGGCATCATCAAGGCCATCAAGGATCACGGCGAACTGAGAACGTTCACCATCGAGTTCCCCGAGCGGTTCACCACCGGCATCGAGATCGGCGCGAGCGTCTCGGTCGACGGCGTCTGCCTGACGGTGACGACCATCCACTCGCCGCTGCTGATCGACTTCGACGTGATGTTGCCGAGCCTGAGAATCACCACGCTGGCCGAGCTGGCGACCGGCGCCCGCGTCAACGTGGAGCGGGCCGCGAAGGACGGCGCGGAAATCGGCGGGCATCCGCTGTCCGGTCACGTCGACTTCATGGGGACCATCCTGCATATCGCGTCGTCCGAACACAACCGGATGGTCCGCATCGGCGTGCCGGCCGATTTCAAACGCTATGTGTTCGCGAAGGGCTATATCGCGATCAACGGCTGCAGCCTCACCGTGTCGGACGTCAATCGCGACGAAGGCTGGTTCGAAGTCTGGCTGATTCCCGAAACGCGACGCGCGACCACCTTCGATGCCAAAGGCGTCGGCGACAAGGTCAATATCGAGATCGAACGCAGCACCCAGGTCGTCGTGGATACGATCCGCGAGTCGGTCAAGGAGACGCTCGGGGAGCTGACCGGCGTCGTGACGGCCTTGCTCGCGGAGAAAGGCATCGACATCGAGGAACTGCTCGCGCGGAACGTCGCGAAACTGCCGAAGGCGTGA